In Archocentrus centrarchus isolate MPI-CPG fArcCen1 chromosome 21, fArcCen1, whole genome shotgun sequence, the following are encoded in one genomic region:
- the sp3a gene encoding transcription factor Sp3a isoform X2, whose product MTAPEQPMKANDMAALDVDSRKSDFMQQEEGRGNQDTQLSPFDLLAMTCTKVESPHSDVEEMLSVVTSDPSTQLTGAEKWEVLTPTTAGKDESGIVQIQSQGILTSNGQYVLPIQNLQGQPIFVTSGTDDSSANSVPNIQYQVIPQIQTADGQLSFSTASVEGPTLTQDATGQIQILPDGSQGLSVTSTASILNNNQNLISQTANVQQIQGVSIGSSTFNNQGQVVTNVPVGLPGNITFVPINSVDLDSLGLSGAQTIATGVTADGQLIMASQAVDGSESLAKTNDHLSQTLQVNDSNPNPEIFVPTSSSQLHVPASEAGLLTQNTSLPSVATDQTNSSSGLQEGFAQHNQEQNVHASSAQPIIQLQQVPVQTTNGQVVQSVAAGGQSLQNVQLINPGTFIIQAQTVTPSGQIQWQTFQVQGVQNLQNLQLPTTPPQQITLAPVQTLSLGNISTGQIPNLQTVTVNSVAQQEGDTDPPADIQIKEEPDSGEWQLSTDSTLNPSDLSHLRVRLVDEEDQLGQEGKRLRRVACTCPNCKESGGRGSSMGKKKQHICHIAGCGKVYGKTSHLRAHLRWHSGERPFVCSWMFCGKRFTRSDELQRHRRTHTGEKKFVCPECSKRFMRSDHLAKHIKTHQNKKGVNSGSAVVASMESAGSSDSIITTAGGTTLILTNIQQGSSNAQDILANAEIPLQLVTTVAASEVME is encoded by the exons ACCTCAGATCCATCTACACAGCTTACTGGAGCAGAGAAATGGGAGGTGTTAACCCCCACAACAGCAGGAAAAGACGAGTCTGGAATAGTTCAGATCCAAAGTCAAGGGATATTAACGTCAAATGGACAGTATGTTCTTCCTATCCAGAACTTACAGGGTCAGCCAATCTTTGTGACATCAGGAACGGACGACTCCTCTGCCAATTCAGTGCCTAACATTCAGTACCAAGTAATTCCTCAGATTCAGACAGCAGATGGACAGCTGAGCTTCTCCACGGCCAGCGTGGAAGGACCAACCCTGACTCAGGATGCTACAGGACAGATTCAGATTTTGCCTGATGGTAGCCAGGGTCTCAGTGTGACATCAACTGCAAGCATCCTTAACAACAACCAGAACctcatttcacaaactgctaaTGTCCAGCAGATCCAGGGGGTTTCTATTGGCAGCTCCACCTTCAACAACCAGGGCCAGGTTGTTACTAATGTGCCTGTGGGTTTGCCCGGGAACATTACCTTTGTTCCTATTAACAGCGTGGACTTGGACTCCCTTGGCCTGTCTGGTGCTCAAACTATAGCAACAGGGGTCACTGCTGATGGCCAGCTAATTATGGCAAGTCAGGCTGTGGATGGCTCAGAGAGTCTGGCTAAGACAAATGACCACCTCTCACAGACACTACAAGTAAATGACTCGAATCCAAATCCTGAGATATTTGTGCCAACGTCTTCCTCTCAACTACATGTTCCAGCAAGCGAAGCAGGTCTGCTAACCCAGAACACTTCATTACCATCGGTGGCTACAGACCAAACCAACTCAAGTTCTGGTCTCCAGGAAGGCTTTGCCCAGCACAATCAGGAGCAAAATGTCCATGCTTCTTCAGCTCAGCCCATcatccagctgcagcaggttcCTGTTCAGACCACCAACGGACAGGTGGTCCAGTCAGTGGCGGCAGGTGGGCAGAGTCTGCAAAATGTACAACTGATCAATCCGGGAACCTTCATCATCCAAGCTCAGACAGTTACACCGTCAGGTCAGATACAGTGGCAGACCTTTCAGGTGCAAGGAGTGCAGAACCTTCAGAATCTCCAGCTGCCCACCACACCACCCCAGCAGATAACTCTTGCTCCAGTCCAGACCCTGTCACTGGGTAACATCAGCACAGGACAGATCCCCAACCTGCAGACCGTCACAGTCAACTCAGTGGCCCAACAGGAAGGAGACACTGATCCCCCTGCAG ATATTCAGATCAAGGAAGAGCCAGACTCCGGAGAATGGCAGCTTAGCACAGATTCTACCCTGAACCCAAGCGATCTGTCCCATCTCCGAGTCAGGCTTGTGGATGAGGAGGATCAGCTTGGCCAAGAGGGCAAGAGGCTCCGCAGAGTGGCATGTACTTGCCCTAACTGCAAAGAGTCGGGTGGGAG AGGATCTAGCATggggaagaagaagcagcacatCTGTCACATCGCAGGCTGTGGGAAAGTGTACGGAAAGACATCACACCTGCGAGCACACCTGCGCTGGCATTCAGGGGAGCGACCTTTTGTTTGCAGCTGGATGTTCTGTGGAAAGAGGTTCACACGTAGCGATGAGCTGCAGAGGCACAGGAGAACACACACAG GAGAGAAGAAGTTTGTCTGCCCAGAATGTTCTAAGCGCTTCATGCGGAGCGACCACCTGGCGAAGCACATTAAAACTCATCAGAACAAAAAAGGCGTGAACTCTGGCAGCGCTGTGGTGGCCTCGATGGAATCGGCAGGGTCCTCAGACAGTATCATCACCACGGCAGGCGGGACCACCCTCATCCTCACCAATATCCAGCAGGGCTCCAGCAACGCCCAGGACATCCTAGCCAACGCAGAGATCCCACTCCAGCTCGTCACCACAGTAGCGGCCAGCGAAGTCATGGAGTGA
- the sp3a gene encoding transcription factor Sp3a isoform X1: MTAPEQPMKANDMAALDVDSRKSDFMQQEEGRGNQTSDPSTQLTGAEKWEVLTPTTAGKDESGIVQIQSQGILTSNGQYVLPIQNLQGQPIFVTSGTDDSSANSVPNIQYQVIPQIQTADGQLSFSTASVEGPTLTQDATGQIQILPDGSQGLSVTSTASILNNNQNLISQTANVQQIQGVSIGSSTFNNQGQVVTNVPVGLPGNITFVPINSVDLDSLGLSGAQTIATGVTADGQLIMASQAVDGSESLAKTNDHLSQTLQVNDSNPNPEIFVPTSSSQLHVPASEAGLLTQNTSLPSVATDQTNSSSGLQEGFAQHNQEQNVHASSAQPIIQLQQVPVQTTNGQVVQSVAAGGQSLQNVQLINPGTFIIQAQTVTPSGQIQWQTFQVQGVQNLQNLQLPTTPPQQITLAPVQTLSLGNISTGQIPNLQTVTVNSVAQQEGDTDPPADIQIKEEPDSGEWQLSTDSTLNPSDLSHLRVRLVDEEDQLGQEGKRLRRVACTCPNCKESGGRGSSMGKKKQHICHIAGCGKVYGKTSHLRAHLRWHSGERPFVCSWMFCGKRFTRSDELQRHRRTHTGEKKFVCPECSKRFMRSDHLAKHIKTHQNKKGVNSGSAVVASMESAGSSDSIITTAGGTTLILTNIQQGSSNAQDILANAEIPLQLVTTVAASEVME; encoded by the exons ACCTCAGATCCATCTACACAGCTTACTGGAGCAGAGAAATGGGAGGTGTTAACCCCCACAACAGCAGGAAAAGACGAGTCTGGAATAGTTCAGATCCAAAGTCAAGGGATATTAACGTCAAATGGACAGTATGTTCTTCCTATCCAGAACTTACAGGGTCAGCCAATCTTTGTGACATCAGGAACGGACGACTCCTCTGCCAATTCAGTGCCTAACATTCAGTACCAAGTAATTCCTCAGATTCAGACAGCAGATGGACAGCTGAGCTTCTCCACGGCCAGCGTGGAAGGACCAACCCTGACTCAGGATGCTACAGGACAGATTCAGATTTTGCCTGATGGTAGCCAGGGTCTCAGTGTGACATCAACTGCAAGCATCCTTAACAACAACCAGAACctcatttcacaaactgctaaTGTCCAGCAGATCCAGGGGGTTTCTATTGGCAGCTCCACCTTCAACAACCAGGGCCAGGTTGTTACTAATGTGCCTGTGGGTTTGCCCGGGAACATTACCTTTGTTCCTATTAACAGCGTGGACTTGGACTCCCTTGGCCTGTCTGGTGCTCAAACTATAGCAACAGGGGTCACTGCTGATGGCCAGCTAATTATGGCAAGTCAGGCTGTGGATGGCTCAGAGAGTCTGGCTAAGACAAATGACCACCTCTCACAGACACTACAAGTAAATGACTCGAATCCAAATCCTGAGATATTTGTGCCAACGTCTTCCTCTCAACTACATGTTCCAGCAAGCGAAGCAGGTCTGCTAACCCAGAACACTTCATTACCATCGGTGGCTACAGACCAAACCAACTCAAGTTCTGGTCTCCAGGAAGGCTTTGCCCAGCACAATCAGGAGCAAAATGTCCATGCTTCTTCAGCTCAGCCCATcatccagctgcagcaggttcCTGTTCAGACCACCAACGGACAGGTGGTCCAGTCAGTGGCGGCAGGTGGGCAGAGTCTGCAAAATGTACAACTGATCAATCCGGGAACCTTCATCATCCAAGCTCAGACAGTTACACCGTCAGGTCAGATACAGTGGCAGACCTTTCAGGTGCAAGGAGTGCAGAACCTTCAGAATCTCCAGCTGCCCACCACACCACCCCAGCAGATAACTCTTGCTCCAGTCCAGACCCTGTCACTGGGTAACATCAGCACAGGACAGATCCCCAACCTGCAGACCGTCACAGTCAACTCAGTGGCCCAACAGGAAGGAGACACTGATCCCCCTGCAG ATATTCAGATCAAGGAAGAGCCAGACTCCGGAGAATGGCAGCTTAGCACAGATTCTACCCTGAACCCAAGCGATCTGTCCCATCTCCGAGTCAGGCTTGTGGATGAGGAGGATCAGCTTGGCCAAGAGGGCAAGAGGCTCCGCAGAGTGGCATGTACTTGCCCTAACTGCAAAGAGTCGGGTGGGAG AGGATCTAGCATggggaagaagaagcagcacatCTGTCACATCGCAGGCTGTGGGAAAGTGTACGGAAAGACATCACACCTGCGAGCACACCTGCGCTGGCATTCAGGGGAGCGACCTTTTGTTTGCAGCTGGATGTTCTGTGGAAAGAGGTTCACACGTAGCGATGAGCTGCAGAGGCACAGGAGAACACACACAG GAGAGAAGAAGTTTGTCTGCCCAGAATGTTCTAAGCGCTTCATGCGGAGCGACCACCTGGCGAAGCACATTAAAACTCATCAGAACAAAAAAGGCGTGAACTCTGGCAGCGCTGTGGTGGCCTCGATGGAATCGGCAGGGTCCTCAGACAGTATCATCACCACGGCAGGCGGGACCACCCTCATCCTCACCAATATCCAGCAGGGCTCCAGCAACGCCCAGGACATCCTAGCCAACGCAGAGATCCCACTCCAGCTCGTCACCACAGTAGCGGCCAGCGAAGTCATGGAGTGA